CGCTTGCAGCCATTCCACGCCATAGACATCGCGCTCGGACCGCACGCCGAAGTACAGGTGGATGGGGTTGCCCATGCCGGCGGCAACCACGCCGCGAACGATGGACAAAATCGGCGCCAGCCCTGTGCCGCCTGCTACGCACAGCATGGGCCCTGTGTGTTGGCGGCGCAGGTAGGCAGAGCCCATCGGACCGCTCACGCGCACCGTATCGCCCACGCGAAGCTCGTTCGCCACATAGCCGGTGACACGGCCTTGCGGGACCAGTCGAACGTGGAACTCCAGCATGTCGTCCTGGGGTGTGCCCGCCATGGAATAGGGCCGCACATGCGCTGGCGTGAACTGCAGCTGCGCATACTGGCCGGGCGAAAAATCGAGTGCTTTAGCGGGCTGGAGAACCAGCCGCTTGATGTCGTGGGTGGGATCTTCTATGGCCACCACCGTGGCCTTGATGATGCGTGCCGTGTGCACGACCACTTCGTCGGGTTCGGGGATCTCTACCGTGCAGGGCTCCGTCACGAAGGTCTGGCAGGCCAGGACGTAGGAGTCTTGTGCCGTCAGCGGTTGCTGGACCTCGCGCCCTGAGTCGAGCACCTGTCCTGCCACGATCTTGCAGCGGCAGGTGCCGCACCGCCCGGCCATGCAGCTGTGTGAAATCGGCACATCGTTGTTGCGCAACGCGTCGAGCAGATTGGCGCCAGGAGCGACGTTGAGCGTGCGCTGCAAGGGGCGTACGTGGATTTCCATCGTCCGTTGTCTCGGGTGTTGTCTCTGATGTTTTTGTGGGTCGATTCCCCGGGAAGGGGTCGATGGAGGCGATGATCAGATCGGCGAGAAAATCAGTCAACGCGATGATGTGAATGTTGAATATCATCCAAATCAATAGTTACGGATGCAATCGATGGAGCTGAAGGACATTGATCTGAATCTTCTGGTGGTCTTCAACCAGCTCCTGGCCGAACGCAAGGTTTCCAAGGTGGCGGAAAACCTGGGCCTTGGCCAGCCTGCGGTGAGCAATGCGCTGGCGCGGCTGCGCAAGCTGTTTGACGACGAGCTGTTCACCCGCACGGCCAGCGGCATGCAGCCCACGCCGTTTGCAGAACAACTGGCGGAATCGGTGGGGTATGCGCTGGGCATGATTCATGGAGCCGTGAACGCCAGAAACACGTTCGACCCGCGCACCAGCAAACGCAGCTTCACCGTCGGCATGACGGACATTGGCGAGATCTACTTTCTGCCGCAACTGATGCAGCGCATCGAAGAAGTCGCGCCCTCGGTCACCATCAGCACCGTGCGCAATACGGCCACCAACCTGAAGGACGCCATGGAGTCGGGCCAGGTGGACCTGGCCGTGGGCCTGCTGCCGCAGCTGAAGGCGGGCTTTTTTCAGCGCCGTCTGTTCGAGCAGAACTACGTCTGCATGTTTCGCAAAGGCCATCGGCTGGATCAGAAAAAGATCCGCCTGCAGGACTTCTTCGGTGCGGACCATGTGGCCATCGTCTCTGCGGGCACCGGCCATGGGCAGGTGGACGAGATACTGGACAACCACTCGCCGCAGCGGCAGGTGAAACTCAAAGTGCCTCACTTCGTTGCCGTGGGCCACATCTTGCAGTCCACCGATCTGGTGGCCACGGTGCCGGAGCGGCTGGCCGAGCGCATGGCCGTCCCCTTTGAACTGCGGTACCTGGCGCACCCGGTCAAGCTGCCCAAAATCGCCATCAACATGTTCTGGCACGCCAAGTTCCACAAGGACCCGGCGAACCAGTGGCTGCGCTCGCTGGTTTTTGACCTCCATGCGGACGCTTCCAAAGGCGCCAAGGGTTAGCACCATCCTTCTCGCGTTGGGTGAGGTGCGGCAGAGCGGGCACGTCGCCTGCGCTTTCCTGCTCTCCTACGCACACCTGGCGCCGCTGCTGGCGCTTGGGGTGTCTGTGCGTTGCTATAGTGCGGCGCACACCGGCGGCATGTTGGCCGCTTTTTTACGACCCATCCCAAGGACTCTTCATGGCCACTGGCAGCCTGCTTGCTTTGCTCGACGACATCGCCACCATCCTCGACGACGTGGCCTTGATGACCAAGGTGGCGGCCAAGAAGAGCGCTGCCATGGCCGACGATGTGTCGGTGATGACCAAGGTGGCCGCGCAGAAGACGGCGGGCGTGCTGGGGGATGATCTGGCACTCAATGCCCAGCAGGTGACCGGCGTGCGCGCCGAGCGCGAGATTCCGGTGGTGTGGGCGGTGGCCAAGGGCTCGCTCATCAACAAGGTCATCCTGGTGCCTGCCGCGTTGCTGATCAGCGCCTTTGCGCCCTGGGCCGTGACGCCGCTGCTGATGGTGGGGGGCGCCTTTCTGTGCTTTGAAGGCTTTGAAAAGGTGGCGCACAAGCTGCTGCACGCGCAGCACGAGGACGAGGCCGAACGCGAGAGCCATGCCAAGGCCAATGCCAACCCAGCGGTGGATCTGGTGGCGTTTGAAAAGGACAAGATCAAGGGCGCCGTGCGCACCGACTTCATCCTGTCGGCCGAAATCATCGCGATCACGCTGGGCACCGTGGCCTCCGCGCCCTTTGTGCAGCAGTTGACCGTGCTGTCGGGCATCGCGGTCATCATGACCATCGGTGTGTATGGGCTGGTGGCGGGCATCGTCAAGCTGGACGACCTGGGCCTGTGGCTCAGCAATAAGGCCAGCAGCGCGGCGCGTGCCTTGGGCGCGGGCATCTTGCGCGCGGCGCCCTGGCTGATGAAGGGGCTGTCGATTGCAGGCACCGCTGCCATGTTCCTGGTGGGCGGCGGCATTCTGGTGCACGGAGTGCCGGTGCTGCACCACGCGGTCGAGGCTACAGGTACGGCGGCCGCGCAGTGGCCGTTGGGCGGGCTGTGGGCGGTGCTGGTGCCCAACCTGCTGAACGCCGTGGTGGGCATCGTGGCGGGTGGCCTGGTGCTGGCCGGGGTGACGCTGGTGCAGCGCCTGCGGGGCAAGTCCACAGCCTGATAGTGGGTATTCCTTGATCTAGGTCTAAGGGTTACTACCGATGGCTTGAGGTAAGGCAAGGCCGGGTGGGGGCCGCAGCGGTTCAATGCATGCACGGGGGTCGTCCCCGTCCAACCGATGCGAAATACCATGAAAAAGAACCTGCTGGCTGTCGCCGTTCTCTGTGCCCTCTCTTCTGGCGCTGCCCTGGCGCAACAGGCTGAAGGCCCCTGGATGGTCCGTGCACGCGCGGTGCACCTGGACAGCGCCAACAAGGACAGCACGCCGCTGGGCCTGTCGGTCAACAACAAGACCATCCCTGAAGTGGATGTGACCTACTTCTTCAACAAGAACATCGCGGCCGAGCTGATCCTCACGGTGCCGCAAAAGCACACGCTCAGCGCTGGTGGCGCCGCTATCGGCACCCTCAAGCACCTGCCTCCCACACTGCTGGCGCAGTACCACTTTGACGCCCCTGGCTTCAAGCCCTATGTGGGCGCGGGCCTGAACTACACGCGCTTCTCCAGCGTGAACCTGCCCGCAGGCGTGAGCATTGACCGCAACAGCTTCGGCCCCGCGCTGCAAGTGGGCGTGGACATTCCGCTGGCCAAGAACCTGTACCTCAACTTCGACGTGAAAAAGGTTTTCATCAAGACCGACGTGAGCGCAGGCGGTGCCAAGCTGGGCACCTTCAAGGTAGACCCCGTTCTGGTGGGCGTGGGTCTGGGCTGGCGCTTCTAAGGGCACAGGGCCCAGGCGGGCCCTGCGTTCCTGACGATAAAGTTCTCCAAGGGTCTGAAGGGCTGGCGCGTGCGCCAGCCCTTTTTTTTGGCAGGTGCGGAAATGGCCTACACACGGCTGTCAGCGAGGCAACGCACAATGGGGAGAGGGGCAGGGGAGCGCGTGGGGTGTGCCGCAAGGCGGGCATCCCAGGCGCCTCTGCTTTTGACCCACCGGCGGCGCTGCCGCACCAACGTCTTGACGACCCATGCTCCTGCCTCGCTATTCCGACATCACGCACGGGCTTACTCAGCGGCCCGCACGCATCTCCCCCAAGTACTTTTACGACCAGCACGGCTCCCAGCTGTTTGAGGCCATCACGCGCCTGCCGGAGTACTACCCCACGCGCACCGAGATGGCGCTGATGCAGGCGCATGCGGACAGCATTGCCCATGCCATTGGCCCGGGGCGCACCCTGATCGAGCTGGGCGCAGGCAACTGCCAGAAGGCCCGCACCCTGTGCCGCCTGGTGCAGCCGGCCTGTTTTGTGGGCGTGGACATTTCGGCGGATTTTCTGGAGCAGGCGGTGCAGGGGCTGCGCGATGAGTTTCCGGCGCTGGATGCCCGCGCGCTGGCGGGTGACATGACGCTGGGTGTGTCACTGCCCGACGACATTCCCCGCACCGGGCGCCTGGTGTTCTACCCGGGCTCGTCCATCGGCAACTTCGACCCGCCGCACGCGCTGGATCTGCTGGCCCACATGCGCGAACTGGTGGACGATGATGGTGGTCTGCTGATCGGCATCGATTTGCCCAAGGACGTGGCGGTGCTCGAAGCCGCCTACGACGATGCCGCAGGGGTCACTGCCGAGTTCAACCGCAATGTGCTGCGGCATGTGAACCGCCTGATCGGCAGCGACTTTGACGTAGCGCAGTGGCAGCATCGCGCGTTCTTCAACACCGAGGCGTCGCGCATCGAGATGCACCTGGAGGCGGCCTCTGACACCGAGGTATGCTGGCCCGGCGGCGGTCGCAGGTTCGACCGGGGTGAGCGCATCCACACCGAGAACAGCTACAAGTACCCGCTGCCCGTGTTCACCGACATGCTCGCGCGCGCCGGCTTTGAGCAGGCCCAGGCGTGGACGGACGAGCGGGGCTGGTTTGCAGTGGTCCACGCCCGTCCTTGACCGGTGGTATTCATGACCGTGACATCCCCCGCATTCGACACGCTGCTGGCGCGCTACACCGCCGTGCGCGGCCGCTCGCTGGCCCTGGCGGCCCCGCTGTCGCCCGAGGACTGCGCCGCGCAGTCCATGCCTGATGCCAGCCCCACCAAATGGCACCTGGCCCACACCACCTGGTTCTTTGAGACCTTTATGCTTGAGGCCCACGAGCCCGGTTTCCAGCCGTTTGCACCGGCGTTCCGTGTGCTGTTCAACTCCTACTACAACGGTGTGGGCGCCAAGCACCCGCGCCCGCAGCGCGGGCTGCTCACGCGGCCATCGCTGGACGAGGTGCTCGCCTACCGGGCCAACGTGGACGCCCGCATGGCGCGCCTGTGGCCCACCGTGGCGCACGACGACGCGCTGCGCGGCCTGATCGAGCTGGGCCTGCAGCATGAGCAGCAGCACCAGGAGCTGATACTCACCGACATCCTGCACCTGCTGTCCTGCAACCCCTTGTTTCCCGCCTATGCCAAGGCGTCTGACGCTGTGGCGCTGGAGCCCGCCGGGGCGCTGGCGTGGCACTCGTTTGACGCGGGGCTGACCGACATCGGCCACGCAGGCAGCGGCTTTGCCTTTGACAACGAGGGCCCGCGCCATCGGGTGTATCTGCACCCGTATGCACTGGCCTCGCGGCTGTTAACGCAGGCCGAGTACCTGGCGTTTGTGGAAGCGGGCGGCTACCGCAACCCGCTGCTCTGGCTGGCCGAAGGCTGGGACTGGCGGGCGGCGCAGGGCCTGGAGCAGCCGCTGTACTGGCATCGCATCGACGGCGCCTGGCACCACTTTACGCTGGCGGGGCTGCAGCCGCTGCAGGGCGAGCAGCCAGTGGTACATCTGTCGTACTACGAGGCCGATGCCTACGCGCGCTGGGTGGGCGCGCGCCTGCCCACCGAAGCCGAATGGGAGCATGCGGCCGCGCAGGGTACCGCAGGCACGGCGCAATGGCACGGCGCTGCGTGGCAGTGGACGCAGTCCAGCTACGCGCCATACCCGGGCTTTCGGGTGGCGGACGGCGCCGTGGGTGAGTACAACGGCAAGTTCATGGTCAACCAGTACGTGCTGCGGGGTTCGTCCAGCGCCACGCCGCCAGGGCACGAGCGGCTGACCTACCGCAACTTCTTTCCGGCCACGGCGCGCTGGCAGTTCACGGGCATTCGGCTGGCACGCGACCTCGGGTGAAGACGGCCAGCGCCCGGCGCTGACCGCCATCGACCTGTCGCGCTGGGGCGGGCATGACGATGTCGCCATGCGCTGTGAACCTGTTTGCTATTAAATATGTAGCTGTCAGCGCATATTCCACTAGCGCTTGGACGCAAAAAGCGGCTCTTCTAGCGAATGCTAGTGATGCACTCGATAAATGTTGTACTTCGAAATCGTCGTTTACAGACGTGCGGCGATTTCCATCACTACTATTCGCTAGAAGAGCCCAAAAAGCCTCAAAACTACGCTGAAGGGTGCCTGGCCATGCGCTTGGGAGGCGCATGGCCCTTTGCACATCAGACCTTGTCGAGTGCCTGCGCCAAGTCGGCCTGCAGGTCATCGATGTGCTCGATGCCGACCGACAGGCGCACCATGCCTTCGCTCACACCGGCCTTGGCCAGTTCTTCGGGGTTGAGCTGGCGGTGGGTGGTGGATGCTGGGTGCGTGGCCAGCGACTTCGCATCGCCAATGTTGACGAGGCGTGTGAAGAGTTGCAAAGCATCCAGGAAGCGCGCACCGGCCGCGCGCGGGTCTGCGTCGCTGTTCTTCACACTGAAGCTCAGGATGCCCGAGGCCTTGCCGCCCGACTGGCGCTGCACCACCGCGTGGTCGGGGTGGTCGGGCAGGCCCGCGTAGCGCACCCATTCCACCTTGGGGTGGCTCTGCAGGTACTTGGCAATGGCCAGCGTGTTGTCGCAGATGCGGTCCATGCGCAGGGCCAGGGTCTCGATGCCCTGCAGGATCAGGAACGCGCTTTGCGGCGACAGTGCCGCGCCCGTGTTGCGCAGCGGCACCACGCGCGCACGGCCGATGAAGGCGGCGGGGCCCAGGGCTTCGGTGTAGACCACGCCGTGGTAGCTCACATCGGGCTCGTTCAGTCGCGGGAAGCGCGCCTTGTGCTGCGCCCACGGAAACTTGCCGCTGTCCACAATCGCGCCGCCCACGCTGTTGCCGTGGCCGCCCAGGTACTTGGTGAGCGAGTGCACCACGATGTCGGCGCCGTGCTCGATGGGGCGCAGCAGGTAGGGGCTGGGCACGGTGTTGTCCACGATCAGCGGCACGCCGTGGTCATGCGCCACCTTGGCGATGGCAGCGATGTCGGTCACGTTGCCCAGCGGGTTGCCGATGGACTCGATGAAGATGGCCTTGGTGCGCGCATCGATGTGATGCGCAAAACTGGCCGGGTCGCGCGGGTCGGCAAAGCGGGTGGTGATGCCTTGCTGCGGCAGCGTGTGGGCAAACAGGTTGTAGGTGCCGCCATACAGCGTGCTGGCTGACACGATGTTGTCGCCCGCCTCGGCAATGGTCTGGATGGCGTAGGTGATAGCTGCCATGCCCGAGGCCACGGCCAGCGCGGCGATGCCGCCTTCGAGCGCCGCGACGCGCTTTTCAAGCACGTCGGTCGTGGGGTTCATGATGCGGGTGTAGATGTTGCCCGGCACCTTCAGGTCGAACAGGTCGGCGCCGTGCTGGGCGCTGTCAAACGCATAGGCCACCGTCTGGTAGATGGGCACGGCCACGGCCTTGGTGGTGGGGTCGGGGCTGTAGCCAGCGTGAACGGCCAGGGTCTCGATTTTCATGCAGCTTGTCTCTTTCGTTGAAGGGAAGGGAGTGGGGCAACCGGCCTCTACCCGTGCTGGGCGGAGCCGTATGTGCCGATGGCGCGGGCCATTCTGGCACCGCTGGCCCACGGCGTCATCGAATCGTTGGCTATGTGCTTATGACGTTCTTGCGTGCCGGGAGTGCCCTCAGGTCGCAGGCTCGTCCAGTGCGCTGTCGCTGGACTCTGGCGTGGTGCGCCGCTGTGGCTGGCTGCGTCGCCAGGCCTTCTCGATCTCGACCACCACCAGCACCACCAGCGCGGCGCCGATGCACAGCGCCAGCTCGCCCAGGCTCAGCGGCTCGGTGCGGAAGATGGGGTTGAGCCAGGGCACATAGATGGTCGCCAACTGCAGCGCAAAGGTCAGCAGCACGGCGCCCAGCAGCGGGCGGTTGCTCCACAGGCCCAGACGCCAGATGGGCTCGGACTCGGACCGGATGGCGATCACATGCGCCATCTGCGCCAGCGTGAGCACGGTGAACACCATGGTCTGCCAGTGCGCATGGCCGGTGTGCAGCGCCCAGGCCTGCACGGCCAGACACAGCCCGCCAATGAGCAGGCCCACGCCCAGGATGTGCTGCCACATGCCGTGGGCAAACAGGCTCTCGCGCGGCGCGCGGGGCGGGCGCTGCATGATGCCGCGCTCGGCCGGCTCGGCCGCCAGTGCCAGGCCCGGCAGGCCGTCAGTGACCAGGTTGACCCACAGGATGTGGATGGGCAGCAGCGGAATGGGCAACAGCAACAGTGGCGCAAGAAAGATGGTCCAGATCTCGCCCGAGTTGCCCGTCATGGCGTAGCGCACGAACTTGCGGATGTTGTCGTAGATGCGGCGGCCCTCGCGCACCGCCGCGACGATGGTGGCGAAGTTGTCGTCCAGCAGCACCAGGCTGGATGCCTCGCGTGCCACGTCGGTGCCGCCCTGTCCCATGGCCACGCCGATGTCGGCGCGTTTGAGCGCCGGGGCGTCGTTCACGCCATCGCCCGTCATGGCCACAAAATGGCCCTGGCCCTGCAGGGCCTCGACGATGCGGATCTTCTGCGCCGGGTCCACGCGGGCATAGACCTGCACCTGCTCTACCTTGGCCAGCAGCGCGGCATCGTCCAATGTGGCCAGGTCGGCGCCGGTCAGCACCGGAGCATCGGCACTGCGCACGATACCCAGCCGGTGCGCAATGGCGCGCGCGGTGGCGGGGTGGTCGCCCGTGATCATCACTGGCGTGATGCCCGCGCTGATGCAGTCGCGCACTGCGGCCTGGGCCTCGGGGCGGGGTGGGTCGATGAGGGCGATCAGGCCCAGCAGCTCCAGCTGGTTTTCCACCGCGTCGATGTCGTTGGTGTCGGGCAGGCGGGCGTGGCTGCGGCGGGCCAGGGCCAGTACGCGCAGGCCCTGGGCTGCGAGCTGCTGGGCAGTGCCGAGGACCTTGGCGGTGTCGAGTGCGGCTGCGCCTTCGGGCGTCCAGTGGGCGGTGCAGCGGGGCAGCACGGATTCGGGCGCGCCTTTGGTGTAGGCCACAAAGCCTTGCGCCGCACGGTGGAAGGTGGTCATGCGCTTGCGGTCGGAGTCAAAGGGCTGCTCCTGCACGCGGGGGCTGGCGGCGTCAAGCAGGGCCTTATCCAGCCCGCCCGCGTGGGCGGCCAGCACCAGCGCGGTTTCAGTGGGGTCGCCCAGCCACTGGGTGCCTGACTGACCATCTTCGGCCTTTGCCTGTAGCGTGGCGTCGTTGCACAGCGCGGCAGCGCGCAGGGCCTCGGCGTGGGCGGTGCCGGGCAGGGGGTCGCCAGGCACCCAGCGTACGCCGTGGGCCAGCAGCAGCTCGGCATGCATGCGGTTTTGGGTCAGGGTGCCGGTCTTGTCCGAGCAGATGGTGGTGACCGAGCCCAGCGTCTCCACCGACGGCAGGCGCCGCACCAGCGCGTGCACGGCCACCATGCGGCGCGCGCCCAGGGCCAGCAGCACGGTCACCACGGCGGGCAGGGCCTCGGGGATGGCGGCCACGGCCAGGCTGATGGCGGTGAGCGCCATCAGCAACGGGGCCTCGCCACGCAGCACGCCCACCACAAAGATCACCGCGCAGATGCCCAGCACCGCCATCGCGAGGCGCTTGCCAAAGGCCGCCAGGCGCAGTTGCAGCGGCGTGCTGCGGTCGCCGGTGTCAAGCAGCTTGGCGACCTTGCCCAGCTCGGTGTGCATGCCGGTGGCCACCACCAGCCCGCGTGCGCGGCCATGGGTGGCCGTGGTGCCCTTGAAGGCCATGTTGGTGCGGTCGCCCAGCGCGCCCACGTCTTCGGCCGCCAGGGCTTCGGTCTGTTTGGCCACGGTGACGGACTCGCCCGTGAGGGCCGATTCATCCACCTGCAGCTGCGCAATCTCGATGAGCCGCAGGTCGGCCGGGATCTGGTTGCCCGCCTCCAGCAGCACGATGTCGCCGGGCACCAGCTCAGTGGCGGGTAGGACCTGTACCATGCCGCCGCGCAGCACGGTGGCGTGCGCCGCCGCCAGTTGCCGCAATGCAGCCATGGCCTGGTCGGCGCGCCAGGCCTGCACAAAGCCGATGACGGCGTTGAGCACCACGATGACAAGGATCACCAGCGTGTCGGTGACCTCACCCACCAGCCCTGAGATGACCGCTGCGCCCAGCAGCACCAGCACCATGAAGTCTTTGAATTGGTCGGCCAGCAGACGCCACCAGGGGCGGTCTTGCGATGCGGCCAATTCGTTGGCGCCATGGGTGGTGCTGCGGCGCTGCGCTTCGTCGGCGTGCAGGCCCGCGTCAGGGTCGACGCCATGGGCCTGGGCGACGGCCTCGGTGGGGTGCAGGTGCGGCGCGGTGGTTGGGGACATGCGGCGATCGGTGAAACGGGCCGCATGCCCACGCAAGGACTTCTTTGCGTTGCCTTAGTGCGCGACTTGCGGCCGGGCTTTGTAGAACTGGAGCGGGGCTTCTGGCACCTGGTTCAGCACCTGGCGCTTGATCTTGCCCACCACGTGCATTTCACAGGGCTTGCAGTCAAAGCGCAAGGTTAGCTTCTCCTTGCCATTGATCAACATCAAGGGTTCGGCCTTGATGGTGCCCTGCACGCCCGTCACGCCCTTGGCCTGCTTGGGGCACAGGCTCATGGAAAAGCGCACGCAGTGCTTGGTGATCATGAGGCTGACTTCGCCTTCTTCTTCATGCGCCTCGTAGGCCGCAGCGATCACCTTCACGCCGTGGCGCACGTAGAAGTCATGGGCCTTGTGGTTGAACACATTGCCCAGGAAGGAGAGCGTGTCCTCGGGGTAGGGCACAGGGGGCTCCACCGGTGTCGCACGCGGCAGGCGGGCAAAGTTGCTGGCGCGGTTGGCCTCCAGGTCGGCCACGGCATCGCGGCGCAGCGCGTTGAGCACCGAGGCGGGCACAAACCACGGCTGCGACAACTGCAGTGCAATGTCGTGCACCGCAAACACCGTCGCGCCAAAGCGGCCCAGTTGCTCGCGCAGGCTGGCTTCGGCCTTGGTGGCATCGGTGGCGGGCTGGTGGGGCTGCTGCACGTCGGCACTGCCCACGTTGCCGTCTTCGTCGGTCAGCATCAGGCTGAAGCCTGTGGGCGTTTCGCTCAGGTGCGCCCACAGGCCGATGCGGCGGTCGCTGGACTTTTTCTCCAGCGTGCGCACCCAGTCCATGTCGCGGTTGCGGTTGACCTCGGTGCCCTTGCGCAGATCCTTGAAGCCTTCCATCGGGTCCTTGGGGTACACGCGCCACTGGCCCACGCTGCGGGCCGACACCGGCTCGGCCACGTTGATGGCCATGCCCACCAGCTCCTTGTGCAGGTCGTAGTAGCACAGGCCATCGCCGTTGTGCAGCACGGTGGCGGGGTCGCTCACTTCCAGCTCCACAAAGTCGGGGCCCACCTTGGTCACCCAGCCGATGGCCTGGCCGGGGTTCTTGGGGGTGTCGAAGGCGCCGATGTCTTCCTTGCGCCCGGTGACAAAGTAGTCGGTGAACTCGCGGTTGAAGTTCTGGAGCGGGTCGGGTTTGAATGTGAAAGTGGTGCGCCCGCTGGACGAGCGCGACAGCGGCCGGCCCTGCGCCTCGCGCTCTTCGATGATCTCGTCCAGCAGCGTGCGGTAGTGGGCGGTGATGTTCTTCACATAGCCCATGTCCTTGTAGCGCCCTTCGATCTTGAAGCTGCGCACGCCTGCGTCGATGAGAGCACGCAGGTTGTCGGACTGGTTGTTGTCCTTCATGCTCAGCACATGCTTGTCGTGCGCGATGAAGCGGCCTTGCGCATCCGTCACCTGGTAGGGCAGGCGGCAGGCCTGGCTGCAGTCGCCCCGGTTGGCGCTGCGGCCCGTTTGCGCATGGCTGATGTTGCACTGGCCGCTGTAGGCCACACACAGCGCTCCGTGGATGAAGAATTCAATGTTGGCGCGGCCGGGGGCATCCACCGGGCCCAGCGCCTTGTGCACGGCGGCAATCTGCTGCACCGTGAGCTCGCGCGCCAGCACGATTTGCGACAGGCCTGCGTCTTGCAGAAAACGCGCCTTTTCAGGCGTGCGGATGTCGGTTTGGGTGCTGGCGTGCAGCTGGATGGGGGGCAGGTCGATTTCGAGCAGGCCCATGTCCTGGATGATCAATGCGTCCGCGCCAGCCTCGTACACCTGCCAGGCCATCTGGCGCGCAGCCTCCAGCTCATCGTCGCGCAGGATGGTGTTGAGCGTGATGAAAATGCGGCTGTTGAAGCGGTGGGCGTGCTTCACCAGGCGCTCAATGTCCCGGATGTCATTGCCCGCGCTGGCCCGCGCGCCAAAGGCCGGGCCGCCGATGTAGACGGCATCGGCGCCGTGGTTGATGGCTTCAATGCCAATGTCTGCGTCGCGCGCAGGCGATAGCAGTTCGAGCTGGTGGGGCAGGAGGGACATGGGGCGTGATTATCCCAGCCTGGCTTGCCGGGCGGTGCGCGCCGGACGCATTAGCCCGGTTAATGCTGGAGCAAATTACTAAGTTTGCTTAGTAATTTTCCAGAAATGAGGGTTCGGGTGGCTACGATGCAGGGTTTGTTGTGTACAAGTTCGGTGCACAACAGACTGCTTTGACCGACCCAGGAGACTTTGTACTGTGCTGCGCCCCGTTTTCGCTTCTTCGCCCCTGTTCCGTATTTCTGCCCTGACCGCCCTTGCGCTGGCGGCCAACCTGGCCTCCGCCCAGGACGTGCAAACCGTCAAGATCGCCCACGCAGGCCCGGTGTCGGGCGGCATTGCCCACATCGGCAAGGACACGGAAAACGGCGTGCGCTTGGCCATTGACGACCTGAACGCCCAAAACCTCGTCATCGGTGGCAAGAAGATCAAGTTTGAAATCGCGGCCGAAGACGACGCGGGCGACCCGCGCCAGGCCACCGCCGTGGCGCAAAAGCTCTGCGACCAGAAGGTGGCGGGCGTGGTGGGCCACCTGCAGTCGGGCACGTCCATCCCCGCATCGGCCATCTACGCCAAGTGCGACCTGCCGCACATCACGGCCTCGGCCTCCAACCCCGACCTGACGAAGCCCGGCCACAAGACCACCTTCCGCCTGATCGCCAACGACAACGCGCTGGGCGCTGCGCTGGCGCTGTTTGGCGCGGAC
Above is a window of Acidovorax sp. KKS102 DNA encoding:
- a CDS encoding O-acetylhomoserine aminocarboxypropyltransferase/cysteine synthase family protein produces the protein MKIETLAVHAGYSPDPTTKAVAVPIYQTVAYAFDSAQHGADLFDLKVPGNIYTRIMNPTTDVLEKRVAALEGGIAALAVASGMAAITYAIQTIAEAGDNIVSASTLYGGTYNLFAHTLPQQGITTRFADPRDPASFAHHIDARTKAIFIESIGNPLGNVTDIAAIAKVAHDHGVPLIVDNTVPSPYLLRPIEHGADIVVHSLTKYLGGHGNSVGGAIVDSGKFPWAQHKARFPRLNEPDVSYHGVVYTEALGPAAFIGRARVVPLRNTGAALSPQSAFLILQGIETLALRMDRICDNTLAIAKYLQSHPKVEWVRYAGLPDHPDHAVVQRQSGGKASGILSFSVKNSDADPRAAGARFLDALQLFTRLVNIGDAKSLATHPASTTHRQLNPEELAKAGVSEGMVRLSVGIEHIDDLQADLAQALDKV
- the egtB gene encoding ergothioneine biosynthesis protein EgtB, which translates into the protein MTVTSPAFDTLLARYTAVRGRSLALAAPLSPEDCAAQSMPDASPTKWHLAHTTWFFETFMLEAHEPGFQPFAPAFRVLFNSYYNGVGAKHPRPQRGLLTRPSLDEVLAYRANVDARMARLWPTVAHDDALRGLIELGLQHEQQHQELILTDILHLLSCNPLFPAYAKASDAVALEPAGALAWHSFDAGLTDIGHAGSGFAFDNEGPRHRVYLHPYALASRLLTQAEYLAFVEAGGYRNPLLWLAEGWDWRAAQGLEQPLYWHRIDGAWHHFTLAGLQPLQGEQPVVHLSYYEADAYARWVGARLPTEAEWEHAAAQGTAGTAQWHGAAWQWTQSSYAPYPGFRVADGAVGEYNGKFMVNQYVLRGSSSATPPGHERLTYRNFFPATARWQFTGIRLARDLG
- a CDS encoding 2Fe-2S iron-sulfur cluster-binding protein, with protein sequence MEIHVRPLQRTLNVAPGANLLDALRNNDVPISHSCMAGRCGTCRCKIVAGQVLDSGREVQQPLTAQDSYVLACQTFVTEPCTVEIPEPDEVVVHTARIIKATVVAIEDPTHDIKRLVLQPAKALDFSPGQYAQLQFTPAHVRPYSMAGTPQDDMLEFHVRLVPQGRVTGYVANELRVGDTVRVSGPMGSAYLRRQHTGPMLCVAGGTGLAPILSIVRGVVAAGMGNPIHLYFGVRSERDVYGVEWLQALQRQHPQLQVHVVVASGPAQGHRTGLVTDAIARDWRSLEGFRAYLCGAPPMVEATALLVRQMGVLPEQVYADAFYASGT
- the egtD gene encoding L-histidine N(alpha)-methyltransferase — protein: MLLPRYSDITHGLTQRPARISPKYFYDQHGSQLFEAITRLPEYYPTRTEMALMQAHADSIAHAIGPGRTLIELGAGNCQKARTLCRLVQPACFVGVDISADFLEQAVQGLRDEFPALDARALAGDMTLGVSLPDDIPRTGRLVFYPGSSIGNFDPPHALDLLAHMRELVDDDGGLLIGIDLPKDVAVLEAAYDDAAGVTAEFNRNVLRHVNRLIGSDFDVAQWQHRAFFNTEASRIEMHLEAASDTEVCWPGGGRRFDRGERIHTENSYKYPLPVFTDMLARAGFEQAQAWTDERGWFAVVHARP
- a CDS encoding DUF808 domain-containing protein; this translates as MATGSLLALLDDIATILDDVALMTKVAAKKSAAMADDVSVMTKVAAQKTAGVLGDDLALNAQQVTGVRAEREIPVVWAVAKGSLINKVILVPAALLISAFAPWAVTPLLMVGGAFLCFEGFEKVAHKLLHAQHEDEAERESHAKANANPAVDLVAFEKDKIKGAVRTDFILSAEIIAITLGTVASAPFVQQLTVLSGIAVIMTIGVYGLVAGIVKLDDLGLWLSNKASSAARALGAGILRAAPWLMKGLSIAGTAAMFLVGGGILVHGVPVLHHAVEATGTAAAQWPLGGLWAVLVPNLLNAVVGIVAGGLVLAGVTLVQRLRGKSTA
- a CDS encoding OmpW family protein, which produces MKKNLLAVAVLCALSSGAALAQQAEGPWMVRARAVHLDSANKDSTPLGLSVNNKTIPEVDVTYFFNKNIAAELILTVPQKHTLSAGGAAIGTLKHLPPTLLAQYHFDAPGFKPYVGAGLNYTRFSSVNLPAGVSIDRNSFGPALQVGVDIPLAKNLYLNFDVKKVFIKTDVSAGGAKLGTFKVDPVLVGVGLGWRF
- a CDS encoding LysR family transcriptional regulator, whose translation is MELKDIDLNLLVVFNQLLAERKVSKVAENLGLGQPAVSNALARLRKLFDDELFTRTASGMQPTPFAEQLAESVGYALGMIHGAVNARNTFDPRTSKRSFTVGMTDIGEIYFLPQLMQRIEEVAPSVTISTVRNTATNLKDAMESGQVDLAVGLLPQLKAGFFQRRLFEQNYVCMFRKGHRLDQKKIRLQDFFGADHVAIVSAGTGHGQVDEILDNHSPQRQVKLKVPHFVAVGHILQSTDLVATVPERLAERMAVPFELRYLAHPVKLPKIAINMFWHAKFHKDPANQWLRSLVFDLHADASKGAKG